In a single window of the Salmo trutta chromosome 21, fSalTru1.1, whole genome shotgun sequence genome:
- the LOC115156814 gene encoding ATP-binding cassette sub-family D member 3 isoform X3, protein MSTYDKEAKQEKTVVDKVFFARVMKIVKIMVPGVFCKESGYCLLIAAMLVARTYCDVWMIQNGTMIESAIIGRSTKDFKRFLFNFIKVMPFISLVNNFLKLGLNELKLCCRVRLTKHLYDEYLQGYTYYKIGNLDNRIGNPDQLLTQDVERFCNSVVDLYSNVSKPLLDIGLYIFKLTSAIGAQGPACMIGYLMFSGLILTRLRRPIGKMTVMEQRYEGEYRFVNSRLITNSEEIAFYNGNLREKQTIHSTFQKLVDHLHNFIVFRFSTGFVDSIIAKYIATVVGYLVVSRPFLNHTHPRHLHSTHAELLEDYYQSGRMLLSMSQALGRIVLAGREMSRLSGFTARITEIMKVLKELNSGKYERTMVSQQGGRDSESLDRITLVPGSGEIINKDKIIKFEHTPLATPNGDILIKDLSFEVTSGTNVLVCGPNGCGKSSLFRVLGELWPLFGGRLTKPERGKLFYVPQRPYMTLGSLRDQVIYPDTVEDQRRKGTSDKVLKEYLDNVQLGHILEREGGWNTVQDWMDVLSGGEKQRMAMARLFYHKPQFAILDECTSAVSVDVEDFIYSHCRTVGITLFTVSHRKSLWKHHEYYLHMDGRGSYEFKPITQETVAFGS, encoded by the exons atgtctacttatgataag GAGGCCAAGCAGGAAAAGACGGTGGTGGACAAGGTGTTCTTTGCACGTGTCATGAAGATAGTGAAAATCATGGTTCCTGGAGTGTTCTGCAAAGAG TCAGGATACTGTCTCCTCATCGCTGCTATGCTGGTGGCCAGAACCTACTGTGATGTGTGGATGATCCAGAATGGAACCATGATCGAGAG TGCAATCATTGGTCGTTCAACAAAAGATTTCAAGAGGTTCTTGTTCAACTTTATAAAAGTCATGCCATTT ATCTCGCTAGTCAACAACTTCCTGAAGCTGGGCCTGAATGAACTGAAGCTCTGTTGCCGGGTTCGACTCACCAAGCACCTCTATGACGAGTACCTGCA AGGTTACACATACTATAAGATTGGTAACCTGGACAACCGCATCGGTAACCCTGACCAGCTGCTGACCCAGGACGTGGAGAGGTTCTGTAACAGTGTGGTGGACCTCTACTCCAACGTCAGCAAG CCTTTATTGGACATCGGCCTGTACATCTTCAAGTTGACCTCAGCCATTGGTGCACAG GGTCCTGCCTGTATGATAGGATACCTGATGTTCTCTGGGCTCATCCTGACACGTCTGCGGAGGCCCATCGGGAAGATGACGGTCATGGAGCAGAGGTACGAGGGAGAGTACCGATTCGTCAACTCTCGCCTCATCACCAACAG TGAAGAGATTGCCTTCTACAATGGAAACCTGAGGGAGAAGCAGACCATTCACTCTACCTTCCAGAAGCTG GTGGATCATTTACACAATTTCATTGTCTTCCGCTTTTCAACGGGTTTTGTGGACAGCATCATTGCTAAGT ATATTGCCACTGTTGTCGGGTACCTGGTGGTGAGCAGGCCGTTCCTgaaccacacacacccacgccaCCTACACAGCACCCACGCTGAGCTGCTAGAG GACTATTACCAGAGTGGGCGTATGTTGCTGAGCATGTCTCAGGCCCTGGGCAGGATCGTCCTGGCTGGCAGGGAGATGAGCAGGCTCTCAGG GTTCACCGCTCGCATCACCGAGATCATGAAGGTCCTGAAGGAGCTGAACTCTGGGAAATACGAGAGGACCATGGTCTCTCAGCAGGGAGGCAGAG ATAGTGAATCGCTAGATAGAATCACCCTGGTCCCAGGAAGTGGTGAAATCATCAACAAAGACAAGATCATCAA GTTTGAGCATACACCTCTTGCAACGCCTAATGGGGACATTCTTATCAAAGATCTCAGCTTTGAG GTGACATCAGGGACAAACGTCTTGGTGTGTGGCCCCAACGGCTGTGGGAAGAGCTCTCTCTTCAGAGTCCTGGGAGAG CTCTGGCCTCTGTTTGGTGGCCGTCTCACCAAACCTGAGAGAGGGAAGCTCTTCTACGTTCCCCAGAGGCCATACATGACCCTAGGCTCTCTGAGAGATCAGGTGATCTACCCAGATACAGTGGAGGaccagaggaggaaggggacctCTGATAAG GTGCTGAAGGAGTACCTGGACAACGTCCAGCTAGGTCACATTCTGGAGCGGGAGGGCGGCTGGAACACGGTGCAGGACTGGATGGACGTCCTCagtggaggagagaaacagaggatggCT ATGGCCCGTCTGTTCTACCATAAGCCCCAgtttgccatcctggatgagtgCACCAGTGCTGTGAGTGTAGATGTGGAGGACTTCATCTACAGCCACTGTAGGACG
- the LOC115156814 gene encoding ATP-binding cassette sub-family D member 3 isoform X1 — MASISKYLTAKNSSIAGATIVALYLLKRRHAAQLNWGKRSSELQLSKDEAKQEKTVVDKVFFARVMKIVKIMVPGVFCKESGYCLLIAAMLVARTYCDVWMIQNGTMIESAIIGRSTKDFKRFLFNFIKVMPFISLVNNFLKLGLNELKLCCRVRLTKHLYDEYLQGYTYYKIGNLDNRIGNPDQLLTQDVERFCNSVVDLYSNVSKPLLDIGLYIFKLTSAIGAQGPACMIGYLMFSGLILTRLRRPIGKMTVMEQRYEGEYRFVNSRLITNSEEIAFYNGNLREKQTIHSTFQKLVDHLHNFIVFRFSTGFVDSIIAKYIATVVGYLVVSRPFLNHTHPRHLHSTHAELLEDYYQSGRMLLSMSQALGRIVLAGREMSRLSGFTARITEIMKVLKELNSGKYERTMVSQQGGRDSESLDRITLVPGSGEIINKDKIIKFEHTPLATPNGDILIKDLSFEVTSGTNVLVCGPNGCGKSSLFRVLGELWPLFGGRLTKPERGKLFYVPQRPYMTLGSLRDQVIYPDTVEDQRRKGTSDKVLKEYLDNVQLGHILEREGGWNTVQDWMDVLSGGEKQRMAMARLFYHKPQFAILDECTSAVSVDVEDFIYSHCRTVGITLFTVSHRKSLWKHHEYYLHMDGRGSYEFKPITQETVAFGS; from the exons ATGGCGTCGATAAGTAAATACTTGACAGCCAAGAACTCCTCTATAGCAGGTGCCACAATCGTTGCCTTGTATcttctcaagagaagacatgcAGCCCAATTAAATTG GGGGAAAAGATCATCAGAGCTACAGTTGAGCAAAGAT GAGGCCAAGCAGGAAAAGACGGTGGTGGACAAGGTGTTCTTTGCACGTGTCATGAAGATAGTGAAAATCATGGTTCCTGGAGTGTTCTGCAAAGAG TCAGGATACTGTCTCCTCATCGCTGCTATGCTGGTGGCCAGAACCTACTGTGATGTGTGGATGATCCAGAATGGAACCATGATCGAGAG TGCAATCATTGGTCGTTCAACAAAAGATTTCAAGAGGTTCTTGTTCAACTTTATAAAAGTCATGCCATTT ATCTCGCTAGTCAACAACTTCCTGAAGCTGGGCCTGAATGAACTGAAGCTCTGTTGCCGGGTTCGACTCACCAAGCACCTCTATGACGAGTACCTGCA AGGTTACACATACTATAAGATTGGTAACCTGGACAACCGCATCGGTAACCCTGACCAGCTGCTGACCCAGGACGTGGAGAGGTTCTGTAACAGTGTGGTGGACCTCTACTCCAACGTCAGCAAG CCTTTATTGGACATCGGCCTGTACATCTTCAAGTTGACCTCAGCCATTGGTGCACAG GGTCCTGCCTGTATGATAGGATACCTGATGTTCTCTGGGCTCATCCTGACACGTCTGCGGAGGCCCATCGGGAAGATGACGGTCATGGAGCAGAGGTACGAGGGAGAGTACCGATTCGTCAACTCTCGCCTCATCACCAACAG TGAAGAGATTGCCTTCTACAATGGAAACCTGAGGGAGAAGCAGACCATTCACTCTACCTTCCAGAAGCTG GTGGATCATTTACACAATTTCATTGTCTTCCGCTTTTCAACGGGTTTTGTGGACAGCATCATTGCTAAGT ATATTGCCACTGTTGTCGGGTACCTGGTGGTGAGCAGGCCGTTCCTgaaccacacacacccacgccaCCTACACAGCACCCACGCTGAGCTGCTAGAG GACTATTACCAGAGTGGGCGTATGTTGCTGAGCATGTCTCAGGCCCTGGGCAGGATCGTCCTGGCTGGCAGGGAGATGAGCAGGCTCTCAGG GTTCACCGCTCGCATCACCGAGATCATGAAGGTCCTGAAGGAGCTGAACTCTGGGAAATACGAGAGGACCATGGTCTCTCAGCAGGGAGGCAGAG ATAGTGAATCGCTAGATAGAATCACCCTGGTCCCAGGAAGTGGTGAAATCATCAACAAAGACAAGATCATCAA GTTTGAGCATACACCTCTTGCAACGCCTAATGGGGACATTCTTATCAAAGATCTCAGCTTTGAG GTGACATCAGGGACAAACGTCTTGGTGTGTGGCCCCAACGGCTGTGGGAAGAGCTCTCTCTTCAGAGTCCTGGGAGAG CTCTGGCCTCTGTTTGGTGGCCGTCTCACCAAACCTGAGAGAGGGAAGCTCTTCTACGTTCCCCAGAGGCCATACATGACCCTAGGCTCTCTGAGAGATCAGGTGATCTACCCAGATACAGTGGAGGaccagaggaggaaggggacctCTGATAAG GTGCTGAAGGAGTACCTGGACAACGTCCAGCTAGGTCACATTCTGGAGCGGGAGGGCGGCTGGAACACGGTGCAGGACTGGATGGACGTCCTCagtggaggagagaaacagaggatggCT ATGGCCCGTCTGTTCTACCATAAGCCCCAgtttgccatcctggatgagtgCACCAGTGCTGTGAGTGTAGATGTGGAGGACTTCATCTACAGCCACTGTAGGACG
- the LOC115156814 gene encoding ATP-binding cassette sub-family D member 3 isoform X2, translated as MASISKYLTAKNSSIAGATIVALYLLKRRHAAQLNWGKRSSELQLSKDEAKQEKTVVDKVFFARVMKIVKIMVPGVFCKESGYCLLIAAMLVARTYCDVWMIQNGTMIESGIISRDVNLFKKHFYYYIAAIPGISLVNNFLKLGLNELKLCCRVRLTKHLYDEYLQGYTYYKIGNLDNRIGNPDQLLTQDVERFCNSVVDLYSNVSKPLLDIGLYIFKLTSAIGAQGPACMIGYLMFSGLILTRLRRPIGKMTVMEQRYEGEYRFVNSRLITNSEEIAFYNGNLREKQTIHSTFQKLVDHLHNFIVFRFSTGFVDSIIAKYIATVVGYLVVSRPFLNHTHPRHLHSTHAELLEDYYQSGRMLLSMSQALGRIVLAGREMSRLSGFTARITEIMKVLKELNSGKYERTMVSQQGGRDSESLDRITLVPGSGEIINKDKIIKFEHTPLATPNGDILIKDLSFEVTSGTNVLVCGPNGCGKSSLFRVLGELWPLFGGRLTKPERGKLFYVPQRPYMTLGSLRDQVIYPDTVEDQRRKGTSDKVLKEYLDNVQLGHILEREGGWNTVQDWMDVLSGGEKQRMAMARLFYHKPQFAILDECTSAVSVDVEDFIYSHCRTVGITLFTVSHRKSLWKHHEYYLHMDGRGSYEFKPITQETVAFGS; from the exons ATGGCGTCGATAAGTAAATACTTGACAGCCAAGAACTCCTCTATAGCAGGTGCCACAATCGTTGCCTTGTATcttctcaagagaagacatgcAGCCCAATTAAATTG GGGGAAAAGATCATCAGAGCTACAGTTGAGCAAAGAT GAGGCCAAGCAGGAAAAGACGGTGGTGGACAAGGTGTTCTTTGCACGTGTCATGAAGATAGTGAAAATCATGGTTCCTGGAGTGTTCTGCAAAGAG TCAGGATACTGTCTCCTCATCGCTGCTATGCTGGTGGCCAGAACCTACTGTGATGTGTGGATGATCCAGAATGGAACCATGATCGAGAG TGGAATCATTAGCAGAGATGTCAATCTCTTTAAGAAGCACTTTTATTACTATATTGCTGCCATACCAGGG ATCTCGCTAGTCAACAACTTCCTGAAGCTGGGCCTGAATGAACTGAAGCTCTGTTGCCGGGTTCGACTCACCAAGCACCTCTATGACGAGTACCTGCA AGGTTACACATACTATAAGATTGGTAACCTGGACAACCGCATCGGTAACCCTGACCAGCTGCTGACCCAGGACGTGGAGAGGTTCTGTAACAGTGTGGTGGACCTCTACTCCAACGTCAGCAAG CCTTTATTGGACATCGGCCTGTACATCTTCAAGTTGACCTCAGCCATTGGTGCACAG GGTCCTGCCTGTATGATAGGATACCTGATGTTCTCTGGGCTCATCCTGACACGTCTGCGGAGGCCCATCGGGAAGATGACGGTCATGGAGCAGAGGTACGAGGGAGAGTACCGATTCGTCAACTCTCGCCTCATCACCAACAG TGAAGAGATTGCCTTCTACAATGGAAACCTGAGGGAGAAGCAGACCATTCACTCTACCTTCCAGAAGCTG GTGGATCATTTACACAATTTCATTGTCTTCCGCTTTTCAACGGGTTTTGTGGACAGCATCATTGCTAAGT ATATTGCCACTGTTGTCGGGTACCTGGTGGTGAGCAGGCCGTTCCTgaaccacacacacccacgccaCCTACACAGCACCCACGCTGAGCTGCTAGAG GACTATTACCAGAGTGGGCGTATGTTGCTGAGCATGTCTCAGGCCCTGGGCAGGATCGTCCTGGCTGGCAGGGAGATGAGCAGGCTCTCAGG GTTCACCGCTCGCATCACCGAGATCATGAAGGTCCTGAAGGAGCTGAACTCTGGGAAATACGAGAGGACCATGGTCTCTCAGCAGGGAGGCAGAG ATAGTGAATCGCTAGATAGAATCACCCTGGTCCCAGGAAGTGGTGAAATCATCAACAAAGACAAGATCATCAA GTTTGAGCATACACCTCTTGCAACGCCTAATGGGGACATTCTTATCAAAGATCTCAGCTTTGAG GTGACATCAGGGACAAACGTCTTGGTGTGTGGCCCCAACGGCTGTGGGAAGAGCTCTCTCTTCAGAGTCCTGGGAGAG CTCTGGCCTCTGTTTGGTGGCCGTCTCACCAAACCTGAGAGAGGGAAGCTCTTCTACGTTCCCCAGAGGCCATACATGACCCTAGGCTCTCTGAGAGATCAGGTGATCTACCCAGATACAGTGGAGGaccagaggaggaaggggacctCTGATAAG GTGCTGAAGGAGTACCTGGACAACGTCCAGCTAGGTCACATTCTGGAGCGGGAGGGCGGCTGGAACACGGTGCAGGACTGGATGGACGTCCTCagtggaggagagaaacagaggatggCT ATGGCCCGTCTGTTCTACCATAAGCCCCAgtttgccatcctggatgagtgCACCAGTGCTGTGAGTGTAGATGTGGAGGACTTCATCTACAGCCACTGTAGGACG